One part of the Clostridium thermosuccinogenes genome encodes these proteins:
- the tnpC gene encoding IS66 family transposase: protein MENTVKSTVTIEKLQTEIEILKQEKAELEAKLKWFEEQFRLHQHKLFGRSSEKTEVPEQLNLFNEAESEAKPAVPEPTLEEITYKRRKKQGHREEMLKDIPVETIEYRLPEEEQVCDCCGGKLHEMSKEVRREIEIIPAQVRVKEHVQYVYGCRNCEKNEISTPIVTAPMPKPALPGSLASASAIAHVMTEKFVKGLPLYRQEQDWERMGIEISRQTMANWMIQSSDRWLRPIYERMREHLQQRDILHSDDTTLQVLKEPGRAADSTSYMWLYRTGREGPPIILYDYQTTRAGKHPKKFLEGFKGYLHTDGYDGYSGMPGIIQVGCWAHARRYFVDALKAMPPKKDDKPTVTEEGLAFCNNLFEIEKMLHDVTPEERYEGRLKHSRPVLDKFKEWLKYWSPRVTPKSSLGKAIQYCRNQWDKLEAFMLDGRLEIDNNRSERSIKPFVIGRKNWLFSNTPKGANASATIYSIVETAKENGLNPFEYLTYLFERLPNINIKDQHALDTLLPWSANLPGHCKVPNK from the coding sequence ATGGAAAACACAGTGAAATCAACGGTTACAATAGAAAAACTCCAAACAGAAATTGAAATATTGAAGCAGGAAAAAGCCGAGCTTGAAGCAAAACTCAAATGGTTTGAAGAACAATTCCGGCTGCATCAGCATAAGCTTTTTGGGCGTTCAAGTGAAAAGACGGAAGTCCCTGAACAGCTAAATCTTTTCAACGAGGCGGAATCAGAAGCCAAGCCTGCAGTTCCCGAACCAACATTAGAGGAAATTACATATAAACGTCGTAAAAAGCAGGGGCACAGAGAAGAAATGCTTAAAGACATTCCTGTAGAGACCATAGAGTATCGCTTGCCTGAAGAAGAGCAGGTTTGTGATTGCTGTGGCGGCAAACTGCATGAAATGAGCAAGGAAGTAAGGCGGGAAATAGAAATTATTCCGGCTCAGGTGCGTGTAAAGGAACATGTGCAGTATGTATATGGCTGCCGTAATTGCGAGAAGAATGAAATATCTACACCGATAGTAACAGCCCCAATGCCAAAGCCGGCACTTCCTGGAAGCCTGGCTTCGGCATCCGCCATAGCTCATGTAATGACGGAGAAATTTGTAAAAGGGCTTCCTCTTTATCGTCAAGAGCAGGACTGGGAGAGGATGGGGATTGAAATATCCAGGCAAACCATGGCGAACTGGATGATACAAAGCTCCGACAGGTGGCTGCGGCCGATATATGAACGAATGCGGGAACACTTGCAGCAAAGGGACATCCTCCATTCCGATGATACTACCCTCCAAGTACTCAAGGAACCCGGGCGAGCCGCAGATTCAACCTCCTACATGTGGCTATACCGGACCGGCCGGGAAGGGCCTCCGATTATTCTTTATGACTACCAAACTACCAGGGCTGGCAAACATCCTAAAAAATTTCTTGAAGGATTCAAAGGTTACCTTCATACGGATGGGTATGATGGTTATAGTGGCATGCCCGGAATCATCCAGGTTGGTTGCTGGGCACATGCAAGGCGTTATTTTGTCGACGCCTTAAAAGCCATGCCTCCAAAAAAAGATGACAAGCCCACAGTAACAGAAGAAGGTTTGGCATTTTGCAATAACTTGTTTGAGATAGAAAAAATGCTTCATGATGTTACACCGGAAGAAAGATATGAGGGCCGATTGAAACACAGCCGACCAGTGCTTGATAAATTCAAGGAATGGCTCAAATACTGGAGTCCAAGAGTAACTCCCAAAAGTTCATTAGGAAAAGCAATCCAATACTGCCGGAACCAGTGGGACAAGCTGGAGGCCTTTATGCTGGACGGCAGGCTAGAGATTGATAACAACCGAAGTGAACGGTCGATAAAGCCTTTTGTAATCGGGAGGAAGAATTGGCTGTTTAGCAACACGCCTAAAGGAGCCAATGCCAGCGCAACAATTTACAGTATTGTGGAGACGGCAAAAGAGAATGGGTTGAACCCGTTTGAATATCTTACTTATCTCTTTGAACGTCTACCGAATATAAATATCAAGGATCAACATGCATTAGACACCTTGTTGCCATGGTCAGCAAATCTTCCGGGTCATTGCAAAGTGCCCAATAAATAA
- the tnpB gene encoding IS66 family insertion sequence element accessory protein TnpB (TnpB, as the term is used for proteins encoded by IS66 family insertion elements, is considered an accessory protein, since TnpC, encoded by a neighboring gene, is a DDE family transposase.): MLSIAGTDKVYLACGSTDMRKSIDGLAAIVQQSFALDPFSSCLFVFCNKKRDKLKILQWEHNGFWLYYRRLEKGKFQWPKESCGTPMKVGVRELGWLLDGLSLEQKQAHKKVTVSAVI; the protein is encoded by the coding sequence ATGCTGAGCATAGCCGGCACCGACAAGGTCTACCTTGCCTGTGGAAGTACCGACATGCGTAAGTCTATCGATGGCCTGGCTGCCATCGTCCAGCAAAGCTTCGCATTAGACCCCTTCTCGTCTTGTCTATTTGTGTTCTGCAATAAAAAACGTGATAAGCTTAAAATCCTCCAATGGGAACATAATGGTTTCTGGCTATATTACCGGAGGCTTGAAAAAGGCAAATTCCAATGGCCTAAAGAAAGTTGCGGCACTCCAATGAAGGTTGGTGTCCGTGAACTGGGTTGGCTGCTGGATGGACTATCCTTGGAGCAGAAGCAGGCACACAAAAAAGTGACAGTAAGTGCAGTAATATGA
- the tnpA gene encoding IS66 family insertion sequence element accessory protein TnpA produces the protein MTKADLYQKWASIIAEYKSSGQTQTSFCKSAGISLRQLSYWLRKERQNGIIQSESPKWIPVEVDHKEHTGKGQSIEIKFGPAEVQVKPGFDQKHLLDVLMVLRELC, from the coding sequence ATGACCAAAGCAGATCTTTATCAAAAATGGGCATCCATAATTGCAGAGTACAAATCCAGCGGACAGACGCAAACTTCATTTTGCAAATCCGCGGGGATAAGTCTTCGTCAGTTAAGCTACTGGTTGAGAAAAGAAAGACAAAACGGAATCATACAATCAGAATCTCCCAAATGGATTCCGGTAGAAGTAGATCATAAAGAGCATACAGGCAAAGGCCAATCAATCGAAATCAAATTTGGCCCAGCTGAAGTTCAAGTCAAACCAGGCTTTGACCAGAAGCATCTGTTGGATGTGCTAATGGTGCTGAGGGAATTATGCTGA
- a CDS encoding ATP-binding protein has translation MGIIYRLQWNSIFYDEKLTSAIIDRIIHHSHLIVFEGSSNRLENSLMKVR, from the coding sequence GTGGGTATTATTTACCGCTTACAATGGAACAGTATTTTCTACGATGAAAAGCTAACAAGCGCAATCATTGATAGAATTATTCATCACAGCCACTTAATTGTATTTGAAGGTTCAAGTAATCGTTTAGAGAACTCCTTGATGAAAGTACGATAA
- a CDS encoding tRNA 2-thiocytidine biosynthesis TtcA family protein gives MKLKKLLSYTRRALDDYNMIDDGDKIAIGISGGKDSLTLLYALSHLRRFYPKKFDIEAITVSMGFKNMDFSPVEQLCKELGVNYTVVETQIADIIFSHRKETNPCSLCAKMRKGAFNIKAKELGCNKEAYAHHYDDVIETMMMSLIYEGRFYCFSPVTYLSKSDITLIRPLIYVHEADIKGFRNAYNLPVIKNPCPVDGYTKRQYTKELIKTLNSENHGLKERLFHAIQTSNIPGWNKSDLLLNTKPTR, from the coding sequence ATGAAATTGAAAAAGCTGCTTAGTTATACACGTAGAGCACTGGATGATTATAACATGATTGATGATGGGGATAAAATTGCTATTGGAATCTCCGGTGGCAAGGACAGTCTGACACTGTTGTATGCTTTATCTCATTTAAGGCGTTTCTATCCAAAAAAGTTTGATATTGAAGCGATAACGGTCAGCATGGGCTTTAAGAATATGGATTTTTCACCCGTTGAGCAACTTTGCAAAGAGCTTGGTGTTAATTATACAGTAGTAGAAACACAAATAGCTGATATTATTTTTTCGCACCGAAAGGAGACAAACCCCTGCTCCCTCTGCGCCAAGATGCGCAAAGGCGCATTTAACATCAAAGCAAAGGAGCTTGGTTGCAATAAAGAAGCATATGCCCACCATTATGATGATGTAATAGAAACCATGATGATGTCCTTGATTTATGAAGGAAGATTCTACTGCTTTTCTCCTGTTACATATCTTAGCAAATCAGATATAACCTTAATCAGACCGCTAATATATGTACATGAGGCAGACATAAAGGGCTTCCGCAATGCATATAACCTGCCAGTCATTAAAAATCCGTGTCCAGTTGATGGTTATACCAAGCGCCAATATACAAAGGAGTTAATAAAAACCCTGAACTCTGAAAACCATGGACTTAAGGAACGGCTTTTCCATGCTATTCAGACGAGTAATATACCAGGTTGGAATAAGTCGGATTTATTGCTAAATACTAAGCCTACTCGATAG
- a CDS encoding DinB family protein, producing the protein MKDFGIKESILFQLDMCWQLYLYHTDNIGEEEAHWSFNPKGLQVRKKDGKWCIDWPETESYEIGPSSIAWIMWHIIYWWSIALDKNFGEGTLEKEDILWPGSVEKAKATIESLHNKWISRLNDLSDEDFQLKHYAKWPLEDTNFANIALWLNAELMKNAAEIGYGRFLYEAYRKHGFK; encoded by the coding sequence ATGAAGGATTTTGGAATAAAAGAAAGTATACTGTTTCAGCTAGATATGTGCTGGCAGCTTTATCTTTATCATACGGACAACATAGGGGAGGAAGAGGCTCATTGGTCATTCAATCCCAAAGGGTTACAGGTGAGAAAGAAAGATGGTAAATGGTGTATAGATTGGCCTGAAACCGAAAGCTATGAGATTGGACCGTCTAGTATTGCATGGATAATGTGGCATATCATTTATTGGTGGAGTATTGCATTAGATAAAAACTTTGGAGAAGGCACTTTAGAAAAAGAAGATATCCTTTGGCCGGGAAGTGTTGAAAAGGCAAAAGCAACCATAGAGTCATTACATAATAAATGGATATCCAGATTAAATGATTTGTCCGACGAAGATTTTCAATTAAAACATTATGCTAAATGGCCGTTAGAAGATACGAACTTTGCCAATATTGCACTTTGGCTGAATGCAGAATTAATGAAAAATGCAGCGGAAATAGGTTATGGACGATTTTTATATGAAGCGTATAGAAAACATGGATTCAAATAG
- a CDS encoding IS256 family transposase gives MPLIEEIFKVYGDVKNGDFMRETMAFILQKLMEAEVTAKIGAQKYERTDERNNHRNGTRTRPYETRLGTIELKIPKLREGSYFPSFLEPRRMWEKALVNVIQEAYVHGVSTRKVDELVQALGMEGIDKSAVSRISQELDEHVQGFVHRPLTLQYPYLRLDATFPKVREGGHVENMALVVAVGVNENGEREILGFDIGMAESGPFWTDFLRRLVSRGLRGVKLVISDAHEGLKGAINEVLSGCAWQRCRVHFMRNVLCQVPRKQQGMVSAIVRTIFAAPDQKAAKEQLYTVVSQLKDRFPKAMEILENGCENVLQYMAFPSEHWAQIHSTNPLERLNREIRRRTDVVSIFPNRPSVLRLVGTLLIEQHEEWQIGRRYFSKESMNKVVNPALAPYTLSSTSLLHK, from the coding sequence ATGCCATTAATCGAAGAAATTTTCAAGGTTTATGGAGATGTAAAAAATGGAGATTTTATGCGTGAGACCATGGCATTCATCCTACAAAAGCTGATGGAGGCTGAAGTAACGGCAAAAATCGGCGCTCAAAAGTATGAGCGTACCGATGAACGGAACAACCATCGCAACGGTACCCGTACCAGACCCTACGAGACCCGTCTGGGAACAATTGAACTAAAAATACCGAAGCTGCGTGAGGGAAGCTATTTCCCAAGTTTCTTGGAGCCTCGCCGCATGTGGGAAAAAGCACTGGTCAATGTAATTCAAGAGGCCTATGTCCATGGGGTCAGCACTCGCAAGGTGGATGAACTGGTTCAAGCGCTTGGGATGGAAGGGATTGATAAGAGCGCCGTATCCCGTATCAGTCAGGAGCTGGACGAACATGTCCAAGGGTTTGTTCACCGCCCTTTGACATTACAATACCCATATTTACGGCTAGATGCAACCTTTCCAAAGGTCCGTGAAGGCGGGCATGTAGAAAACATGGCACTGGTGGTTGCAGTAGGTGTGAATGAAAATGGGGAACGAGAAATACTGGGCTTTGATATAGGTATGGCAGAGAGTGGTCCTTTTTGGACAGACTTTTTACGCCGTTTGGTAAGCCGAGGCCTAAGAGGAGTGAAACTGGTCATCAGTGACGCCCATGAAGGCCTGAAAGGGGCAATAAACGAAGTATTAAGCGGTTGTGCATGGCAGCGGTGTCGGGTGCATTTTATGCGTAATGTATTATGCCAGGTACCTCGCAAACAACAAGGAATGGTATCGGCCATTGTTAGGACTATTTTTGCTGCACCTGATCAGAAGGCTGCAAAAGAACAACTATACACGGTTGTTTCCCAGTTGAAGGACCGATTCCCCAAGGCAATGGAAATCCTGGAGAATGGGTGCGAGAATGTGCTGCAGTACATGGCCTTTCCATCGGAGCATTGGGCACAGATCCATTCGACAAACCCGTTGGAACGGTTAAACAGAGAGATACGGCGAAGGACAGATGTTGTGAGCATATTTCCAAACCGCCCGTCGGTACTACGACTGGTAGGGACATTACTCATTGAGCAGCATGAGGAGTGGCAGATTGGCCGTAGATATTTCAGCAAGGAATCAATGAACAAGGTAGTAAATCCAGCGCTTGCTCCCTATACTCTGTCGTCGACATCACTGCTGCACAAATAA
- a CDS encoding class I SAM-dependent methyltransferase: MGTQNKTGWERNNRMIFDEIVMNYDKIRWGYPDELFADVIRYSWPGKGKKALEIGAGTGKATAPFLDSGYVVTAVEISKNMTEFLLEKFKEYNNFNVITSTFEDVSLDDENFDLIYAATSFHWVDAEIGCPKVFRLLKKVGVFALFRGNPVPAQGEELYEEIQTVYEKYYYSYYVSKERPVRKSKDDFLKPSEICKRFGFDCLERYGFSQVTTKLYDASRTYSADEYIELLDTFSDHRSLPVDLRVALYEGIKEVILKHGGHHKVDYVFQLYMGRKP; this comes from the coding sequence ATGGGTACACAAAATAAAACAGGATGGGAGCGTAACAATAGGATGATCTTTGACGAGATTGTCATGAACTATGACAAGATACGGTGGGGATACCCAGATGAACTTTTTGCAGACGTTATTCGATATTCCTGGCCGGGAAAAGGTAAAAAAGCCCTTGAGATAGGCGCGGGGACCGGGAAAGCAACTGCCCCCTTCCTTGACTCGGGGTACGTTGTAACTGCTGTGGAGATAAGTAAGAATATGACAGAATTTCTATTGGAGAAATTCAAAGAATACAATAACTTTAATGTAATTACATCTACTTTCGAGGATGTTTCATTGGATGATGAAAACTTTGATTTGATATATGCCGCAACCTCTTTCCATTGGGTGGATGCGGAAATAGGGTGTCCAAAGGTTTTCCGTCTTTTAAAAAAAGTAGGGGTATTCGCCCTGTTTCGCGGTAATCCTGTTCCAGCCCAAGGTGAAGAACTCTATGAGGAAATCCAAACGGTATATGAAAAATACTATTATAGCTATTATGTTTCAAAAGAAAGGCCGGTTAGAAAATCCAAGGACGATTTTTTGAAGCCGTCTGAAATCTGTAAGAGATTTGGATTCGATTGCTTAGAGCGGTATGGGTTTAGTCAAGTTACTACAAAGCTATATGATGCATCGCGAACATACAGTGCAGACGAATATATAGAGCTTCTTGATACCTTTTCAGACCATAGAAGCTTGCCGGTTGACCTCAGGGTAGCCTTGTACGAAGGAATAAAGGAAGTCATATTAAAGCATGGCGGCCATCATAAGGTGGATTATGTTTTTCAATTGTATATGGGTAGAAAGCCGTGA
- a CDS encoding aminoglycoside 6-adenylyltransferase → MRTEQEVMNLILDVAKADERIRAVLLAGSRANSEVPKDIYQDYDITYFVEDITPFYNNPAWIEERFGKPLIMQMPEAMRNPVGDGNFNYMMIYPDGVRIDLSFVFNKYIDDGEPAVVLLDKDNGRGFLPPRVVPNGKYWHIKPPSPLFFYSCCNNFWWCLNNVAKGIARDELPYVMHMLNVYVRSELHDMINYYIGTQYGYNLSTGKNGKYFKKYLSPELYAQYAATYSGSNYTDVWAAIDAMCNLFHTLALKVASHFGFIYRQEEEDGIREYLRMVKEQIS, encoded by the coding sequence TTGCGGACAGAACAAGAAGTTATGAACTTGATATTAGACGTGGCCAAGGCTGATGAGCGTATTCGGGCAGTACTGCTGGCCGGTTCGCGGGCAAACTCCGAGGTGCCAAAGGATATATATCAGGATTATGATATCACTTATTTTGTAGAAGACATTACACCCTTCTACAACAATCCTGCATGGATTGAAGAACGCTTTGGCAAGCCTTTGATTATGCAGATGCCGGAAGCCATGCGTAACCCTGTCGGAGACGGTAATTTTAACTATATGATGATTTATCCTGATGGAGTTCGCATTGACCTTTCTTTTGTTTTTAATAAATACATTGACGACGGAGAGCCAGCTGTTGTTCTGCTCGATAAAGACAATGGCAGAGGCTTTTTACCTCCCCGGGTGGTTCCAAACGGCAAATATTGGCATATAAAACCGCCATCACCGCTTTTCTTTTACTCCTGCTGTAATAATTTCTGGTGGTGCTTAAATAATGTGGCAAAAGGCATAGCACGAGATGAGCTTCCTTATGTCATGCATATGCTGAATGTTTATGTTCGTTCTGAATTGCACGATATGATTAACTACTATATCGGTACGCAATATGGATACAACCTTTCCACAGGCAAAAACGGCAAATATTTTAAAAAATATCTTTCTCCGGAGCTATATGCACAATATGCCGCCACCTATTCCGGCAGCAATTATACCGATGTTTGGGCAGCTATTGATGCGATGTGTAATTTGTTCCACACGCTGGCATTGAAGGTGGCCTCCCATTTTGGGTTCATTTATCGGCAGGAGGAAGAAGACGGAATAAGGGAATATTTGAGAATGGTGAAAGAGCAAATTTCGTAA
- a CDS encoding family 78 glycoside hydrolase catalytic domain, protein MSFNPAKWVRAGSCEAPYIRKTFTADDFTEARINICGLGFFQLYINGNRVSDHVLVPAWTDYEDRGKRRLLYPINDKFTHRIYYLSYDITSYLVKGKNGIGVLLGNGWYNQNKRNVEGDLWYDKPKLIFNIILKTKTGEEYVVSDETLKWTQSHVIENNIYFGEKHDLSLKLPDFSLSTFDDSSWKAVSILEDTHSIMELQTCPADKKIRTIKPTIVKRLNDSIIYDCGENTVGWVKLEYQGEDGGFVKVAHAEVLAEDNSSLSYDSAGGNDQIQTDTYINIPKNTILEPEFDWHGFRYFQVYGDAKPLEVAVIHTDIPVTSSFDSDNEMLNWLYKTMINTFLCNAHLGVPSDCPHRERLGYTGDGQLVCDTGMLLLGSRLFYKKWMQDIADCQDPNTGHVQHTAPFYGGGGGPGGWGCAIVEVPYRYYKHFGDKEILEKYYPHMVKYIEYLYNHSENGLVVSEEKGGWCLGEWCAPPHVMLPEPFINTYFYIKSMEKMKEIADVLNIPFQFDERIAFSKQALIDTYYDEKNNSFCGSVQGADAFALDLNIGNAEMLRNLVKKYNEAKVLDTGIFGTDVLIKVLFENGFAQTAFDLLTQDGYPSFAHMKNNGATTFWEDWHGKSSHNHPMFGACVKYLYYGLLGIKQNEGSVGFSSVTISPQFVNGLNHIKGEIETKSGKIAVELTKKISTADCYILIDGSIDASFKYNRNCRKLVIGKNRFTIEL, encoded by the coding sequence ATGAGTTTTAATCCAGCTAAATGGGTGAGAGCAGGAAGCTGCGAAGCTCCATACATACGAAAAACTTTTACTGCCGATGACTTTACTGAAGCAAGGATCAATATATGTGGCCTGGGCTTCTTTCAACTGTACATCAATGGAAATCGTGTATCAGATCATGTTCTCGTTCCTGCATGGACAGATTATGAGGATAGGGGCAAGCGCAGACTTCTTTATCCAATTAACGACAAATTCACACACCGTATTTATTATCTAAGCTATGATATAACTTCATACCTTGTAAAGGGCAAAAATGGTATAGGAGTTCTTTTAGGCAACGGATGGTACAACCAAAATAAGAGAAATGTAGAAGGAGATCTTTGGTATGACAAGCCAAAGCTCATTTTTAACATAATATTAAAAACTAAAACCGGTGAAGAATACGTGGTATCCGATGAAACTCTAAAATGGACTCAAAGCCATGTTATAGAGAACAATATATATTTTGGTGAAAAACACGACTTAAGCCTTAAGCTTCCCGACTTCAGCCTAAGCACTTTTGACGATAGCAGTTGGAAAGCGGTTTCAATACTGGAGGACACCCATTCCATTATGGAACTTCAAACCTGCCCTGCTGATAAAAAAATCCGTACGATAAAGCCCACTATAGTTAAAAGACTTAACGACTCTATTATCTACGACTGCGGTGAAAATACTGTAGGGTGGGTCAAGCTGGAATACCAGGGGGAGGATGGAGGCTTCGTCAAGGTAGCACACGCAGAAGTATTAGCTGAAGACAACAGTTCCCTGTCCTATGACAGTGCTGGTGGAAATGACCAGATTCAGACGGATACATATATTAATATTCCAAAGAATACTATCTTAGAGCCAGAATTTGACTGGCACGGTTTTAGATATTTTCAGGTATATGGCGACGCTAAGCCTTTAGAAGTTGCAGTTATCCATACAGACATACCTGTTACATCTTCCTTTGATAGTGATAATGAAATGCTCAACTGGCTATATAAAACCATGATAAATACCTTTTTATGCAATGCGCATCTGGGAGTTCCTTCTGACTGCCCCCACCGTGAACGCCTCGGATATACAGGGGATGGCCAGCTAGTTTGTGACACAGGTATGCTGCTATTGGGAAGCCGTTTGTTCTACAAAAAGTGGATGCAGGATATTGCCGACTGTCAGGATCCCAACACTGGTCATGTTCAGCATACAGCACCGTTTTATGGCGGCGGAGGAGGCCCTGGGGGCTGGGGATGTGCCATTGTGGAAGTTCCATACAGGTATTATAAGCATTTTGGAGACAAGGAGATACTAGAGAAGTATTATCCTCACATGGTCAAATATATCGAATACCTTTACAATCATTCGGAAAATGGGCTTGTAGTTTCAGAAGAAAAGGGTGGCTGGTGTTTAGGTGAGTGGTGTGCTCCCCCTCATGTAATGCTGCCGGAGCCTTTTATAAACACATACTTTTATATCAAGTCGATGGAGAAGATGAAGGAGATTGCAGATGTACTGAATATCCCCTTCCAGTTTGACGAGCGGATTGCATTTTCCAAGCAGGCTCTAATAGATACTTACTACGATGAAAAAAACAACTCCTTTTGTGGATCAGTGCAGGGGGCAGATGCTTTTGCATTGGATTTAAATATAGGTAATGCTGAGATGCTAAGAAATCTAGTGAAGAAATATAACGAAGCAAAGGTTTTGGATACAGGTATTTTCGGTACTGATGTGCTTATAAAAGTATTGTTTGAAAATGGGTTTGCCCAAACAGCATTTGACTTATTGACGCAAGACGGGTATCCATCCTTTGCTCATATGAAAAATAATGGAGCAACAACATTCTGGGAGGACTGGCACGGTAAGAGTTCCCACAACCATCCTATGTTTGGTGCCTGTGTAAAATATCTGTACTATGGTTTGCTGGGCATTAAGCAGAATGAAGGCAGTGTAGGTTTTAGCTCTGTTACTATTTCACCCCAGTTTGTGAACGGACTTAACCATATAAAGGGTGAAATTGAGACAAAATCTGGTAAGATAGCTGTTGAATTAACTAAAAAAATCTCCACTGCAGATTGCTACATTTTAATTGACGGGTCAATTGATGCCAGCTTTAAATATAATAGGAATTGCCGTAAGCTGGTTATCGGGAAAAACCGTTTTACCATTGAGCTATAA
- a CDS encoding IS630 family transposase, whose translation MSRRKLEINRKHCKYTELESTYDQCQDSAMKTKLLAILQIWDGLTSTDVAKNLHKSDFYVRWWVHKYNDNGLLGLEDTRGGNRVSYLTEEQKQAVTEALQKSPRECGFNRSNWTIPLLKIWINKQWGIIYKASSLYDVVHKLGFTLQRPKNQSRNAKKELQDEFKQKLQELLDTTDDDTVIPYEDEAIITDQPTTTAKWALKGNQPIVATESSKSRERTVMFGAVNPKNGQVIYSTYDADNSDTFKDF comes from the coding sequence ATGAGTAGACGAAAACTTGAAATAAATAGAAAACACTGTAAATATACTGAACTTGAAAGTACCTACGACCAGTGCCAGGATTCTGCAATGAAAACTAAATTACTTGCAATCCTGCAAATCTGGGACGGTCTTACCAGTACGGATGTAGCAAAGAATCTGCATAAATCTGATTTCTATGTCCGTTGGTGGGTTCACAAATATAATGATAATGGTCTTCTTGGTTTGGAAGACACCCGTGGTGGTAATCGCGTCAGTTATTTAACAGAGGAACAAAAGCAAGCCGTAACAGAAGCACTACAGAAATCCCCTAGAGAATGCGGTTTTAACCGAAGTAACTGGACAATACCCCTTTTAAAAATATGGATTAATAAACAATGGGGGATCATCTATAAAGCTTCAAGCCTTTATGATGTAGTCCACAAGCTCGGTTTCACCTTGCAGCGTCCTAAAAATCAAAGTAGGAATGCTAAAAAGGAATTACAGGATGAATTTAAGCAGAAGTTACAAGAACTCCTTGATACAACTGATGATGATACAGTTATTCCATATGAGGATGAAGCAATAATAACTGATCAACCTACAACAACTGCTAAATGGGCACTTAAAGGTAATCAACCGATAGTGGCGACTGAAAGTAGTAAGTCCCGGGAAAGAACCGTAATGTTTGGAGCTGTAAACCCCAAAAATGGTCAAGTAATTTACTCAACCTATGATGCCGACAACTCGGATACCTTTAAGGATTTTTAA
- a CDS encoding CPBP family intramembrane glutamic endopeptidase, giving the protein MKEIKEMKKSLLFALAMLPIAVAGGYFITSYQLNMYDQTTIDQILSQVGNTGNLIMISVMQTVLYACVLGFFGYFLSEKIGLMKPFRFEKSALLRTVLLSVIFGIVFSLDYWTFGRWIPELNISETTSAGLTLSGWLGAIFYGGIIEEVMMRLFLMSMLAWIGWKLFFRKQDAVPDGVIIAANVLAALSFAAGHLPATVSFFGAITPLLLIRCFLLNGAFGLFFGGMYRKYGIQYAMLAHALLHIVSKTVWWIFA; this is encoded by the coding sequence ATGAAAGAAATAAAAGAAATGAAAAAATCCCTGCTGTTTGCACTTGCAATGTTGCCCATTGCGGTTGCCGGTGGATACTTTATAACATCTTATCAGCTTAACATGTATGACCAGACTACAATTGACCAAATTCTCAGTCAGGTCGGTAACACAGGCAACCTTATAATGATTTCTGTTATGCAGACTGTCCTTTACGCCTGTGTTCTCGGTTTCTTCGGGTATTTTCTTTCTGAAAAAATCGGGCTCATGAAACCGTTTCGGTTTGAGAAATCCGCCTTATTACGTACTGTATTACTGTCTGTTATATTCGGCATAGTATTTAGCCTTGATTACTGGACATTTGGCAGGTGGATTCCGGAACTCAACATTTCTGAGACAACGTCTGCAGGCCTGACACTTTCCGGCTGGCTTGGAGCAATATTTTACGGCGGTATAATTGAAGAAGTAATGATGCGTTTGTTTCTCATGAGTATGCTTGCCTGGATCGGATGGAAGCTATTTTTCCGAAAACAGGATGCAGTTCCCGACGGTGTTATTATCGCTGCCAATGTGCTTGCTGCGCTGTCGTTTGCGGCAGGTCACTTGCCTGCAACAGTATCGTTTTTCGGAGCAATTACACCACTACTTCTAATTCGCTGTTTCCTTCTGAACGGCGCTTTCGGCTTGTTCTTCGGTGGGATGTACCGCAAATACGGTATTCAGTACGCCATGCTTGCACACGCCCTGCTTCACATTGTCAGCAAAACTGTTTGGTGGATTTTTGCATAA